The genome window ttacttcaaataaatttttttaacacaaaatttatttatactcaTCCAATATTTTCTACCTATCAttacttcaaataaattatattaagttcaaatttatttataatcatcCGAAATTTTCTACCTAtcattatttcaattaaattcttttaactcaaaatttatttatagtcaTCAAGAATTTCCTGcctatcattattttaaataaattcttttaactcaaaatatatttatagtCAACCAAAATTTTCTACCTATCAttacttcaaataaattattttaaagttaaaatttatttatagtcaTCCGACATTTTCTACCTATCATTACTTCAAGTAAATTCTTTTAggtcaaaatctatttatagtcttccaaaattttctacttatcattatttcaaataaattcttttaattcaaaatttattaaggTAATAGTATGTTGAATTGTAGAAGAAGAttccaactttttctttttggtttcctcagtgataattttataataaagatAGATTGTAGAAGAAGATTCTAACGTATAACTTATCATAATTTAAGttttcattcttaatttattcaataaaaaagaaatttagataaaaattaaataaatacaaaaaaaattgttttgaattaacttgttttttcaaatccaaattttaaactggaatttttctttaatgtgtATTCAATTCCtatgataataatatattattgttttaaaaaattaatattttaggaTGATATAAGTTTTTcgctaaaaaaatttaataaattgttcatgtatcatgtatttattattatactAATTCAAAGTATTTAGTGTTATAtcaaatcaaattgatttttttatcactatttattaatcaaaataaatattaagagtcattatgtatttattttattttatttttttttaaaaagtctattattaaaaaaatgttttttttttcacatcatTTCATTTCTCATAGTGACTTTCATGCATACGCCTTCATTTCCTTTATATGACCTTTCGTACATACCCATTCATATTGATTCATTCCCTTTATATGCGTTCACCCATCTAAAGACTTTTTAGTTCATACGATTCATTTCTCATTCAATTCCCTTTTTACTTTATCCAATTACCAATTTATATTTctcattcaaaaaataaaaacttaaaaaacctCATCTATTCCCTTCATGTCCCATCCGCCAAAGACAAGGAatcattatcaatttattttatatttccctatcaataaaaaaaataaaaataaaaaccctaaaaaaccTTATTCATTCCCTTTGATGCATGTTGACATTGGTTCATTCCATATTCATaatgatttttgaatttataCCCATTTATATCCATTCATTCCCCTTGTATGCTGACATCGATTCATTTCACATCCATAatgactctaccattttcctcaTTTGAGAccattatttatatttctttttcaaactcAATTATACTTGTGACTGTTGTGTGCAAGAAAAACTCTACTCGtatttttcatttgtaaatacaatttttttatcactacgagtgttttatttttttccttgttttctaGAGTCTCTACCATCAtatgtattttgttttttttatacgtattttattttgtctttttttttccttggctCTCTAGCATCAAATGGTTATTGTATTAGTATGTTAAATTGCAGTTGAAAAATATTCTACCTTCTAAGTTTGTTAATTTTCCTTAATGTTATTTCTATCATATAGATAGACttgtttttttctcaatttctttttctattaatatgtTGTCTCCTTTAAtaaatcacaaaaataaaaaataaaaaataaaaataaacataagcAAAGTATATATTcttgcaaaataataataataataataataataataataatcataaattaaCAAGAAAACTAATATCTCTAGATCCAATGCTACATAATGTTACATTCGATACTTCtcaaaaagaggaaaattttgaatcttataACAAGTTGAGTTTAATTGAATTAACGAAGATTagaaatttttcatttttctcaattacaatttccttataaaaaaattaaagcataAACCAAATGAATGGACCCAAAAAATATCAGATCTATAATAATcatgaaaaatcaatataaaaaattaatctcaAAACAATAATCATGAAGaatcaatataataaaaaaaaaaatgattcccTAGAAAAGAGAATTAGATATGTGGCgagaataaattataaaaataaaataacaaataacaaatcatcaaaaataagaaatgtcTCCTCTTGTtgtaatgaaataagtaaaagaATAACAATTTAGATTAGCAActtattcataattaaacaattGTAAGAAGAAAATCTACATACCTCTCAAGGCATAAAATATCTATACAACAAATCCTTCGGTGAGgattcttcatcttttttcaTTGATCGCAtatcctttaatttttaaatatcataaaaatgaatCTATTGATCGCATGTCctccatttttcaaatatcataCAAATAAATCTATATGCATTTTACAGCAATAAACAACCAACAAAAAAATAGttggaagaaaataagagaatgaaaGAGGGTTATTGTCTACCTGATATGAAGAGATGAAAAGATGAGATCTAATACCTAgtgtatgaaatttttttggtaattggTTGGTAtgaaataagtaatataaataaGAATGATAGATAAGGGAAGATGTAACAACATATTAGAATTTAATGATATGAGCAAAAAATAAGAGTAATAGATAAAAGAAGGCATAAAAGCTACAACACATGTGGTGCACGTGAGCGATGTTTGagtaatgttgattttttttccttttgaacttattaaattggataaaagttaaaacttacatctaaatttatttttctagtaaTTCAGAAATTTCTACCTATCAttacttcaaataaattcttttaactcaaaatttatttatagtcCTTCAAAAATTTCTACCCATCATTActtcaaaataaattcttttaagtcaaaatttatttatctaaaatgaTTTAGATAAAGTATCAACTGAAAAGACAAATGTgaatcaaaaaaaaattcttatttagaaaaataaaaaataaaaacaaatagggttaaaatttaattttcattataacTTCTTGAGATGAATAATATTGATATTACAATAGActttctaattttttcaaattctaattctttaaaaataagcaatatattaattcattttaattaatttattcaataaaaaaagcCTTCAATAAAAAGTGATGGCATAAATTTTAAACATGATGTACATGATTTAATCCAACTTTTATATGTAAAAAGGAATCTATTAAATTACATTTTCCTATTCAAATTACTATATACTTAAATTTATAATCTTATTTAAACATATACTTTTAATTTGATaggatagataatattcaagaTAATGCTTCAAAAGGTAATTAGtgatgatgaaaattttattttattattttaaataatgaaaacttttatgaattttttttaccataaatgagataatttagataaattttatttttatatattcattattaaaaaaatgatttaataataaattatttcctttaaataattttaaattaattaaaataatcttatatattaatctattaaattattaaaaatatgatattcatcaataaataatatttataaataaatgtatcaaatatattatcCTATAAtagtttattatattaatatataatatagtGTAGTGTATTATAATGGTATAAGATTATCCTTTAGTTTCTctaagtaaattattttaaattttgtataatttaattattttttttctttataaatattgaatcatatcatttaaattgattttaatcaactagacttttagttttctgtttgtttcaattacattttttaaattgaaatttattatgtAACTGTAGACCCCTATATGGGGCTCGGTTTTCATGCAGTCTGTTTTGCCAAGTGTCACAATTCCATAAGGCCATGTGTTGATTTCTAGTTGGCTGCTGGGAATCAGAGTAGTGGAATTGGAGGACCAATGAGAGGTCGACACGTAGCAAGAAGATTCCAAAGAATCTGCAGAGGCCGTTAGCTGCAGGAGAGGAGGTTGCTTTTTTGGACGTGCTGCCTGGAGATATTTTGAGGGGATCCTTTGCTTAGGGAGGGGGGCAGGCTGGTGACTAAGAAAGAAAACactagagagaaaagaaagaaaaaaaatcagacaGGGGGCAGAGAGTTCTGGAGAGGTGAGAGAGATTCGGGGAGAGTTTGGGAGGGAACTAGGGTCTCTAGGCTGGTTACAGGGAGGAGAGTTGCAGAGAGGTAAGTTTTTGGAGAGTTTGGAGAGACATTCTTGAGGAGCAAGCTGGATATTCAGAGCTGGGGAGAGAACTAGGGTCTCCAGGCTGGTTACAGAGGGGAGTTTGACAGAGAGAGCGGAGAGGAAAAACACtaggaagaaaaacagagaaatcAGAGGAGACGGTTTTGGGTAGAGGAGGTTACCAAGAACCAGAAGAAAAGGGCCTCCAGGTTCTTTTTCAGGGGTAAGTTTTCCACTGTGatcttgttctttctttttctcttcataTATTGTTGTTGAGATGCATTGTTGCTGATCTTTGGATGGGTTATACTCTGTTCTTCATGGTTGACTGCTCCCCTTTTGCTTCTGTTTATGGCtgaaaattgatttaactccatttttaccttatttgtagcattttaaagaaagaaaaagaccttTTAATTCACCCATCTGCAAACCCACTAATGAAGAGGTGAAGCATAGTTCTTAATGCttcatctcatttttcttcctcCATGGCTCTGTTTTTGCTACTTTTCTCTCTGCTCTTCATGTTTGGACTTTCTTGGATATGAAGCCGTAATGGGGAGTGAGGCTATGGGATGACGAGACAGTGAGGGATTTGGACTCCTTGAATCCGTTTATCCTGTAAAGGCTACTAAGGGCTTGGTAGATCAGTGTTTGAGCATATGAACAGAGAGTGGTCTACACCGGGGATACCATTATTGCCAGTGATCCGTGTGGCAGAGGTTAGTGGGCTGTAGAGAGGGGATCCTTTCTGGAGGAGAAAGAGAACAACAAGAGTAAGGGAAGTTTGTAGCTAGAGAGGCAGGCAAACAGGGAGATAGAGCTGCTGAACTAGAGAAATTGAAACGAAGCAAAGGAACAAGAGATGAATTCATGGGTTTTCTGAATTGTTTTCACTAAGAAGGAGTTCACCCAGTACTCTTAGGCCTAAGAAGCTCGGCATTTCTTTGCAAACATAAGAAGCACAGGCTGGAACTATGGAGGCCATAGGTTTTACATGGTAAAAAAGTGGGTTGACTGAGGAATTGAGAAAGAAATAAAGCAAGCAAAGCCGTCATCGAATGACGCTGGCGGCGAAGCGCCTCCACTTTGACTACGTCGTGCCCTCAGTTATCGACTCTAACCACCGCTTCTCTAGTCTACGCGTGTCGCCGGAAGACTTGACGCTGATCGTTTCTCTGCCTCTCTTTACTTTCGGCTCTGTCAGGGGTCGAAACTCATCCTCCGCTGGCGATTGCGACGAGTGTCTCTCCTAGCTTAAGCCTCACGATCAGCTTCGGCTGTTCCTGATCTGCCGTCACGCTTCCCATGCTCGATACATCAACACGCGGCTGGCATCCAGTCAGGCGTGTCCTTGTATCGTGTTCCGCAGGGAATTCTGGGCCCGATCTGCTCACCGTGGTGAGTGTCGCGCCATGGATTTTAACTGATGGTGTCCCGACGATTGACAAGAAGTTTTCCGGCGGATGTGGTTCTTGGCGACGGGAGAATCTTCGGTGGTGTGTCTATGTACTTCGGCGATCCTCTAAAGGACACTAATCTCCCCATTAGTTTACGCTGGTGACTGTGGAGGCAGATTCCGCTTCATCGGAAAACCCAATCCTTCTCAAGTGCTTGGAAAAGCCGTCATTTGTGATCGGAACTTCACCTCGGCGCCCAAAGTCGCAGCGTTCTCCAACTGGTTTAGACATCGACGAGAGACAAgttgattttaatataatttctgGCACGTCCATTGCATGTCCGTACGTGAGTGGAAATAGCGACTGTGGCAGTGTACCCAAACGGCTTCACCACTCTCAAGCATGATGCTCTGAGAGTTGAATTGAAATGGAGGGGCGTTCTCGTATTGCAATTGTTGTTCCTAGAACTGATGAGTCAATCAGTAAATTGGTTCAGCAACCTCAGAAGTTAATAGATCTCCGTGAGGTTCGCGATATTACTCATATGCCATTTGCAGAAAGAGATGACTGAAGGGAAACGGGTTCCTCTGAATATTACTAAATTTGATTATGAATGTTTGAGAAAGATCGCTGACAATCAAGCATATTAAGGGGATCCATATAAAGAATTGTGGGTGTCCTTTGTTGACCGAGTTGGTCTTAGTCACGGATATTCTCATCCATGGCTGCTGATATATCTCCAAATTCTTCTTGATGCTGCGGAAGATATTGTTGAAATAGGAAAAACTGGTTGGAGAGATCAATTGTTACTCTGATTTGATTTTGGATTGAAAAGGGATGGGTTCATTCATGGAGCATGTTCTGCCAGGAACGCTGTTTCTAGCAGTGAGTTTGTGGCACATATGCAACGCAGTGGTGAGATTTGTGATGAACCCAAAGGGGTTTCAGGTTCGGGTTTTGAACCCAGTGTCTGGTTTTGATGGAAGGCTTAGATACTTGGAGCTTTATGTGGTGGCAATCGGAGCTTTTATTGATATGTGCATAGAGTTTTTGTATTCAACTCATCTCAAGTTCTTTGTGAATGGGGTCTTGAACCCATCTCACACGAATGACTTTGAGCACTCTGGGATGCTTCTCATGTTCTTTATTTTCGGGGTCGTCGCCTTGTTCCCCCAGCAAACCGGGCTTGTTCAAAACTGAATAACCAATGCTCAATAGCCTTCACATAGCTCCGTTCTGCCCTCACATACTTCCGGCGCGTGACTTGTTTGAATGAGAGCGACTTTTATTGCCAAACAGTTACTTGGGGAACCGGTGACGTTACTCCTATTGCAGGATTGCTTGGCAAATCTCAATTCCAGATTCACTTAGGAGGGATCCTTGGCTGCTAATTGGAAGGCTTCAAGACAGAAGGAAGCGAAGAGTGATGATACCAGGGAAGTGACTCAATTATCTACTCTACACTTGCCCGCTCATGGCCCCAAAATTTCAGAAGTGGTCAAGAAGCTGGAAGACTGCAAGTTCTGAAATTGACCTAGCCTTTCAAATCGGGTTCCCTACATTGAAATAAGAAGCAGTAGCATGAGTTATCCTCCAGAATGGCTCTATTCTCCGCATggtgcatggccacctttgggccaCAGTGCCATTTCCCATTTCACCAtctctaattttgaaaaatattcttttaaatcccattcttcaaataattttctagattttagtttgttttaaaataatttcaaactcgtccatttttcatctttagtttttttttcttagattccaaaaatctatttttccaataaaattttgctACCACTTTTCTTCCTGGCAAGCCATTTTCATATCTcttctgttttttaaaaattgttttgaaataagcaagaattaattccgtaattccgaataatggaatttatggaattaattcatgctaagataaacgggctttggtgggggccccacatacatgattttataattgattgattgatttatttatttatttgccatGCATGATTGGTTTACTCTGttccttgatatgcgcttaattatatctgtttattgttcactaaccatgtttcatgatagcgcattcgtgATTGCCGCTCAGGTACGCctctattcatattttgctcattctttatacatgttttgcttctcatattgtgcatgatcgatttgagtgttcattgattttcttattagaTGCCacgattgcttcattttattagtaaagacccgtttttagggacttagaggggtgctacagtctttaccgtaccttcccgataagtaacttgacccccgaacccgatccggtttttcacagaccaccttttccaaaacaaggagtcacacttagggtttttatttcttattttgtttaccctttaaaaataaaacaaaaataagtggctcatttttcaaacaataaataaaatcaatttttcaaataaaatcgagctcgtcattcgagtgggaaacgcatatgagccgaaatgcggggtccacagtaaCTCatatagaatatttaaaaaaaatatatttttaataattattaatgagTTGTCGTATCTTTTCATACCCGAGccacatttaaaaattttcaaaataaaataaaaaataacccaacactaaaaaatattaaatatttaaataaattttagttgtattaataattatttgtaGTTATTAGTAAATAAGAAACTATGTGATTAAAcataaaaatccaaatccaaatgtttaaaaaaaatcaaaataaaattgaaggtAACCActaccaaaaaaatatttaataaaatatcaaatacaaaattttaaaaaaccatttcgttacaattttttatatatatattaggatttaaagaaatttaattttatatactttaaataaaattaaaaataaagaccaacaaatattttataaatctatttgtaaattaattaatttttctgtacaaaaaaaaaacgaaataagtttgaataagcatttaaaattaattcattaattttataattaataaatatcaaAGTGACTAATTTATAATTGGATGTCGTAGAGttaaagttattaaatcatACCTAAGAAATTACTATTTGTAACACCAATCAAAGAATCTATATCAATTATTCTAATATGTAAAATTGCAAATAAAACAGTTTAGTCATTTTGACCACAagtaaaaaattactatttccAACATTCTTATCGTATGAGCATGCATTTATTTTTCCCATTCAATTCTATAATGGAAGAAATAGTTAGAATTACAATAAACATATCAACTCTAACACCTAAGCTCTCTTTAGATTAAAAGTTTCAGGGATTCCTTAGGGTAGCCATTTTGAGAATATGTTCACATCATCATATATTGCACGGttataaactaaaatttttgaaacatttttatacaaaattgtAAGTAAAGGAAATGAGTAACTCttgtattaataaataaataataaattcataattattaatattttataataaaaaactttagaatcaaataaaaatatttatttatttatttatttttattatataaattaatcataattaaaataaatatttctaattgaaattttttattttttatttaataaactatCATATAAGCCTAtgaggagtcacacttagggttttccaTTAATTCCACTATGTTTAAATATGATTTCTTTGgcataatattttctaatattttagaaaattaaaataataatcctatttaaatggaatttttgttgtcaaattaaaacaaaaaatatatacttcaATCCCAACCTACATGAAAGTTATGTATGGAAGTGGAAATggtaaatacaaaaatattgtGTAATACTACAATTAGAAAATAgctaaatctaaaattaaaaaaataaataaattttaaattccattAATCATCTTAACTTTGAAGTCTATCTACCTTTCTCCATAAATAGAGAAATTATTATAGAAATCattcaaagaagaaaagaaaaggagaaattatttgaggaagaaaaaaataataatagagacagatgattttcttatataaaatttaaaaaactaatCAAAAGTGTGTGAGTAACTTattcaataattatttgaatttaaaatcaattacttaaatttaaaatcaatttatctttatccATAATTCtatttatagatattttaatttaaaatcgattattatttataattctatttatagatataaatagagaaaacatttgcctaaaaaaataagaagagagTTTTGTagaatttttgttgttttcaaacACTTAATCAATCATTGACCAAGTCAAGCAACATCTTTAACTTAGGAAATAGAATGAGAggattatatattatatattttaaacaatataaaagatatagtAAAAGAGAGTACCCACATTCCTTTTctttgaaatataaatttttctaataatttgtatatacaaattttattaatttgaaaaatctttCATAGTTGTGTTacatgtactttttttttaaaaaaaaaaaattggaaattgcattttagatttaaaaaattttatatctcaattttatatattttctaaatattaattttacaattattaatattttgtatttgataaatattaattttaaatttaagtgaagttaaaatttcaatattaatatgattttgtaATTATACATATGgatataattattttacaaaaatatattatttttatccaaataaatgtaattatctTATGCTCTatatttctttggtttttcacTCTCACCCtctaaaaagatttttaaaaaaatgcttttccaatttcccaaaaaaaaaaaaaaaaaacaattttgtgtGTTCTATAATCATCCAAagatagtaaaaataaattaattttaaaaatgattatctaGTGCCTATAGGCATTCACAAATATCCAAATAAAACATAACTTATCAATTCATCCATCTAAAACTTCAaacaaaatagaaggaaaaaagcaaaataaaatctATGTTACAAACAcccatttttttctataaagtCTATATAAATCAAAGttctaaatgaatttaaattattagattaataaatataatcacTATCGTGTACCTACGTTTTTCCCTCGTTTTTTCAAGAAAGGTGCATTGGTCTTCTTGCTTGCTATGActtataatgaaaataaatcacaataaataaataaataaacacaagcaaaatatataatcttgtaataataataataataataaatttaacaaGAAAACTAATATCTCTAGATTCAATGCTACTTAATGTCACATCCGATTGTTctcataaaaaaggaaaattttgaatcttctAATAGGTTGGGTTTAattgaattaatgaaattagaaaattttcaattttttttcaattacaaTTTCCCCAAAATCAATTAAGGTATAAACCAAATGAATGTACCCCAAAAATATCATAACTAGA of Vitis vinifera cultivar Pinot Noir 40024 chromosome 17, ASM3070453v1 contains these proteins:
- the LOC132252775 gene encoding uncharacterized protein LOC132252775, whose product is MGSFMEHVLPGTLFLAVSLWHICNAVVRFVMNPKGFQVRVLNPVSGFDGRLRYLELYVVAIGAFIDMCIEFLYSTHLKFFVNGVLNPSHTNDFEHSGMLLMFFIFGVVALFPQQTGLVQN